Below is a window of Acanthochromis polyacanthus isolate Apoly-LR-REF ecotype Palm Island chromosome 15, KAUST_Apoly_ChrSc, whole genome shotgun sequence DNA.
CTGTCTTTAGCGCTCCCAGTTAAATTTACAACCCCCTGCTTTTCTATTGCTTCATTGTCTATTACTTTTATCTCACTTTGTTCTTTCTCCTCCTGGCTGCTAACTTTCTCTTCATCCAAAGCAGCTTTATCTTCTTTTGTGATCTCCTCTACATCGGGGCCTTTTATGGGTGTTTGTACTACTGAGCTGCTTTGTGTGGCTGAAGTTTTATTGGAGCCTTGGAGCTCTAGAGGCCTGCACACTGTATCCTGAATTTCACACTCCCCGGTTTCACTGCTGTTGCTTTTCACAGTCGTTGCAGCACTGAAATCCTTTTCCACAGTTTCCAGTTGCCCAGCAGGATCCGGCAGAGTGCTGAATAACTTTGTAGGAATTTCTTCAGTCTGGTTTGAGCTTGGAATAATGTCTGTTTGAATGTCATAGCTATCTGTGCTGACCTTTGATGAAACAGAAATGGGGACAGGTGAAATCTCATGTCGCTGTGAAGCTGGCTCAACAGATGCAGCAGTGCTCTTTGACACCTCAGGTTTTCTATATTGATCTTGACAGGCAGCTGATAGATTGCTTTTTTGCTGACCTTTTCCTTCCAGATCACTCATAAATTCAGTGTCTGGCATTAAATCTGTATCTGACCCACCTACCACTGAACCAGGGCTTTTACTCCCATCTATCCCCTCTCTCGTCTCACCTACATGAGGGCAATCTATTGCCGTTCCTGTGTCGGCTGAGGCATTTTTCTCAGCACTCCTTCCACTCTCATTTAAATCACTAGCAAGGTGAGACGGCACATGTACCCCATCAACTACTAAAGCTTGCAGTCCCTCGCCTTTCTCCTGAACTACTGTGCCTTCATTGCCACTGCCATTATCACCTGTCAACTTATCCTTGCTTCCTGATTGACGCAAATCCCCAACAGAGTCGCCTCCTTCCTCTGCTGCCCTTTTTACTCCTGTATGTTCGGTCGTTTCTCCCCCCTGTAGACAGACACCTGACAGTTCCTCTGTGGGACGTCTGGATCCCAGACTCTGTTGCTGTTGCTCTTGTTGCTGCGCAAAACAGTTTGGATCTGGTGTGGACTGTGATTGGCCAAGAGCTGCACACAAATCTGGTGCAGTGTCGGTGTAAGAGCTGCATTCCAGTGTTGCTGTTAGAGTTTGGCACAAAGTCTGGTCATAAACAGCCTGAGGTTCGCTACTAGATTCTACCTCAGCGTGTAGCATGTCCTCAGATGACCCTAAAGATCTGCTGGGAGATAAGGAACAACTTTCTGGCTCGCTTTTAGATGCAAAAcccctcctcctttcttcttccttctttaTATCCCCTAATGGTGACTCAGTCTTTTGTACTTTATGCTTATGTGGTGGCTGCGGGGCTCCAATTTCCTCTACAGCCTCTTTATCTGGTCCATTACTCTGTGTTGGTGTTGTGCCTGTCTTTCCTGTCTGCAGTTCACTGTTGTCCGCTGCTTCCTTCTGATTGTCCACTGTTGCTTCTTcaacatgtttctttttctcttcaaacAATGCGGAGGTCTGATCtcccattttttgtttttctttcatattgTCTTGTTTAATTTCATCATAAGTCTCATCGGTAGGCAGATCAGGGCCGAGTGAGCAGCTGACATTTATGAGGTCATCCCTAATGGATGCTGCACAAATAACAGGTTCAATTGATTCTGGCTctgtgtgagtgagagaaaTTATATTATCAGATTCACCCTTTGCCTGTGCACCAACTGCACCAGAAGGTTCGGTGGGACGAGGCAAGTTTTCCTCTTGTgaaaactggatatttacatcaTTGGTACCAAAACTCTCAAGTTCAGCAGCAGACTCTGTAGCATCGTTTCTATCCACCCGGTATGAATAAAGTTCATCTGTGTTAACAATGACGTCACTGTACTCCGGATCCTGTGCTGAAGACGTTTGGGTCATTTCCCTGCTCTTATTCCCATCCACCCCTCTGGAGACGTCGATGCTGTCACCATCACCATCTGTCTGCTCAGGAAGAAATATATCACAGTCAGTAATGAACTCCAAGTGACTCAACATTGGGCCAGGAGGTTGCAGCACAAAAGTAGGATTACTGGCACGTTGTCCAACAACAGGACTCGACGGGAAAGAGGCTGTCGCTTCTGAAGTCACTGATTCATCCTTAGTCAGATCAGCAGAGTCAGTTGTGGCATTAGGCCGATCACTAGCCTTTATGAGATCTGTGTTAGCAAGTCCACTGAGAGGTGTTTCAACTAATTGGGTGGGAGTCTGATAACTGGGATCACTTGCTGTCGTCTGAAGAGAGGCTGCACAGGTCAAGGTCACATCGTCACACTTTGAGCTACAGCTTAGATCAGCATGAAGCTGCTCGACAGGGGGTTCGGTGGAGACATCACTTAATGGCTCGCAGGTAACATCGTCCGCTGGAAGCACAAAACTTGAGGAAACAGGATGCTCTTTAACTTCTTTTTCTTCAGAGACAGTAACATCACTTGCTAAAGGCTGGTCAGTCTTAATAGAGGCTATAGATTCAGCTTGTAACTTCTTAATCTCTTCTTCCTTTGACAAACATACTGCACCTTTCTTTTCTTCCACCTCTTCTTGCTCTGTCACATTTACTGTCACCTGCTCCACTCTTAGATGATCAGACTCAGAAACAGCTTTTCCTGCTTCATCAGCGGTCTGATTCTTCTCAGTAGGACATACAAGCTGTTTTAACGAAGCCTCAGTAACCGACTGTAAATCTGCAGAGTCTGTCTCCATGTTGTCATTACCTGAGCGAGCTACGGTAATGTTCTCCTTGGTATCTTTAGTCTCCACATCTCCTTTCTTGAACCGGACATGCTTCTGTGGCTTTGGAtagtcagctgacctctgtATTGCTGCTTCATCCTTAGTAGGAGCTGGTATTGTGGGGATTTCTGGCTTTTTTGAGCAGAGAAAATCTGGGAAGGTGTAGCTGACCTCAACAACAGGATGATGCAAACTCTCGTGAACAGTCAATGGAGGCAAAGAGGCGCAGTCCAAAGTCGACACTGACATGCTGATGAGATCCACATTGTCGGCAAAGTGAACTCTGTTGTTACCTCCACTGCTGCCACGTAAACACACACCCTCTCCAGACATAGCAGGGCTACCACTGTTGCTCTGGGTACAGACTTGGACTTGGAAGGTCGCTGCACTTTCGGCTGCTGTCACTTCTGTTGTGCTACTAGGCTGGACCTGTTGATTGCTGCTTGCTTGTTGCTTGTCTGGGATTTGTTGCGAAGTAGTCAAAGGCTGAGGTGAGACTAAAGGCAGGAAGACTTGGCCGGAGTTTGTCTCTGTGATGGATGACTCCTCATAAGTGAGTCCCGAAGACAGTGCTTCCTCCAAAATCAAATTCTGCTTGAGATCAGACCTCACCACTCCATTAGTATTGCTGGAGCTCTGTTCAACGTGAGAGGGGAGAGGTGAAATTGCTGCGCCACGGTGCTCCTGGCAGGGGTGAAAGAGACGCTCCTGTTCAGTGCAGATGCTCTCGGTGATGGTAGCAATCGGCTCACTCCAGCTCTGTGACTTCAGCTGTGACTCGGCAACATCGGTGGGCGGACACGTTTCAGTCTCGGCTGATGACACCCCACTAGCAGAGCCTTCTGGCTGGCTGAATGAACTGTGCTCTCTAGCCAGCCCTCCTTTCTCTCCCacctcctcacctcctcctcctcctctctctcctacTCTCGCCGATCCCGCAGCTCTGTGATCCTGACAGTCAGAACCGGTGAGCAGTCCAACGGGAGAGGTATTGATGAAGGCTTCTAACTGGGGTACCTCCTTTTCCGCGCCTCCCTCTTCAGCTGGCGAGATCTCTGTGTCTGAACTACGAACGGCCGTCTCCCTCTGTCCCTTAATTTCAGTCTCGGCCGAGTTGTGTGGcattttgctgctgcagctttccTCAGATGCAGCCTGTCCCTCTTTGGCTGAGAATGCAAGTGAGCATTTTCCCTGTGAACAGATTAGTGAGAGCTGAGGAGGGCTGTCCACGAGTTTGTCTCCCTCTCCGTCTGCAGAGCCGAGGCactcttctgttcctctcactgctgtttctccttctccttcctcaCTCTCTGCAACTGCTACAGTAGCTACTCTCCCCAGTAAATCACTCCTCACGCTTTCTCCCTCTCCCTTGCTTTCTATCACTTCTGGCAATGTGGGTGTTGTCAGTGGCAACGCAGTTACCACCACTTCAAGGGCACTCTCCACGCAACTCTCTCCCACACACGTTTGGCTGTTGGAGAGTGGGTTCTGATTCTCCTGTGTGAGTATTTTTGCTTCTGAAACTGTAGCCGCCTGTGTTTGTACATCTGATCTCTTATAACTCGAGGCAGCTGGGTTGATAGCTGCAGTTTGGACATGTGTCATGGGTGTATTTTGGTTACTGGCTTCACCTCTGGTTACTTGTTGCTCCCTCTGTGGGTTGTCATTGGAGCTGTGATTCATGTTGCTTCGGATGTCCATATGGTTGTGGTTATCTGACTGATAGGGCCTCGGCGAAAGAGCCTCAGTGGAAGCAGGTGAACAGGCTGATGCAGTAAGATGATCCTCCCGGCTATGAGAGGATGATAGCGGGGGGCTGGATAAGAGTTTTCCCTCAGGACTCAGCTGCTGCTTATAATCAAACCTATTATCAGGCTGTTCCCCACAAATTGCAGTCTGAACGTCTGCCTCTGACACTGATACTACATTTTCAGGGGAATCTGTGCAATTGACAGCATCCTGTgcttcattttcagactgtacTACTGTCTTTGCTTTCTGTTCATACCCTGTGCTCTTctccatctttttctttttcctgtttttccttttctttgcttctttgtTCTGCCCAGCCTGTTTGTCACTTGCTGAACTCGTCTGTTTTTCTGCATCTGACTCTTCAATGCACTTGTCTGTTCCTGCCTGTGCTTCTGGCTGCAACTCTGATAATGTAGCTTTATCCTTTAAATGAGTGCTAGACTCTGATGTTTCCTCAGCTGAATTATCTGTCTTTGTTTCAACTACAGAAACAATATAAGGCTCATCACTATAATTTTCTTTCGTTGTGCTAGCTGTCTCTGTCATTAATTTTATGCCTTTCACTCTTTCACAGTCTAGAGTGCTTTTTCCTCAGTAACTGCATTAGAATCAGCATGTTCCTCTCTTAAATCATCACTCTGCTCACTGAACACAGCATGTTTCGCAGGGTCTTCAACtgaatctgctgctgcttctaaTTGTAGATGCGGAGGTGTTTCCGTCTGTTCATCTatatctgtttctttttctgtcttaatCTCTAAACATTTATCCAGGCTCTGAGTTGCTGTAATTTCACTCTCCATCTCTGCTGCTCCACTATTACTCTCACTGCCCAATATGTAATTCCTGAAACTAAACACAACTGTGTCCTTCTGACTGTTTGCTGCCTCACTGTTTCCATCTGTATTCCTGTTTCCATGGGCCCCGTTGCTACGTCCTTGCTGGACTACGATTGGAGGCGGTGACGATGACTCACTGGATTTATTAACCATCACTTCCCCAGTTGTCTTCCCAGCATCATTAACCGTCTCAGGCATTGTGCTGGGGGGCTCTGTGGGAGTGAGTATGCCCAGTGACGCCATTTGCTCTTCACATTCCTGGAAGGCCTCTTGGAGTTCTCGGTCTAAGAACAAGGACGTGGAAGGGGTCAGGGGTCTGCTGCCAGGGTAAGGTGTGGCAGCTTGCTGAGGCGCAGGATGGACATCTGTGATATCTGGGTCACAGCCATGAGGCCTGAGGCGAGGGTAATGTGACAGAGTTAGGACGAGGTAGGCAGACGGCTGCTCATTCCACGATGCCACAGCAGCACTGCTATTGGCAGAAGCCCATGCTCACGCACAACaccacaaaacagacacacaactgcaCTCAGGATGTCTGATCTGAGATATACACTCCTTTACAAGAAACAATACCAGCTCTTTCTAACCATAAGGGTGTTAATGAACATGCAGGCATTTATTTAGTTCAGACACTACGCAGCATTTATGCCATTTTCCAAAATTATTGCATCTCCTACCACAGCAAGCCTTCAGTTAGTCCACAATTTTACTGTATTATATGGATGCCTGAAAAATTAAATTGTGCCAAAAGCTTGACAATAAACTGCAGTTTCATTTAAAGCTTTGGATTTGCTGCTGACATACCGGCTATGATTCACTGATTTTATTCCAGTAAGGCTGTACtttaatcagaaaaatgcaaataatccATCATCCTGATTGTGGTGGTGAATACTTTTTTGGTTAATcataaaaacagttttcatgTCAAGAACAGTGATTATTAAATTGAACCTGTAAATGCTGCATAGGACATGTTATACAAGTCATTATAGATTACTTACTTACTATTCCCTTTGGAAATAAGGGATGATAAGTCAGGTCAGTGCTTAAAAAGCAACCTTTTAGATGTTCATAATTGTACAATCAAACCAATACTGccttaaaatatcaaataaagtGTGAGACTGTTGTGCAAAACACTCCCTAAACTGCACAGTTAATATCATCTTGCCATCCAGTTGtaacagctgagtcactgactTCACTGAGAAATGCAGTGGAGACGTTTTAATCTTAAGGATGTCTGAGTGTATAGATCCACCATCATTATTTAGTAATAAGACGACCTACACTCCTTATCTTGTCATCAACTGGTACTTTGAAATCTGTCCAACATATCTGCCTTTCATGTTCACTTTTCTAAAAACATAAAGCAGCCACTATGATGTCATTATTCAACTTCAGATATACATTAATAAAGTGAGAATTCACATCTCTACATGTGATTGGTTGATACACTCTTATAAATGCTTGGTAAAGGCTCCAGCAATTCTTTGTCAACACGACTTCCACCTTCACGCCATGCCGTTACTTCACCGACCTGCCACTCAAACCCTACATTTCAGTCACTTGGCACACCCTGCTAAAGGGCGGAACAGCAAAATAGACTAAAGCGTTTGCAGCTGGCAAGTTCTGCTATAAAACAAGCTGCCGCCTGCCTCTACCTGACGCAGAATAGACCAGATGTTTCTCTGTGGTGTTCATTAAAACTGTATGGTCCAGTTTCTCTACAGTGGAAAGCCTAGAAAGTAAAaactttatctttttttctttgtcctttCTGCTATTTAAACAGTTTAGGCTGTACCATAAAAGCCTGCAGAGTACTTATTTTGAATTTATCGGTTACCATATCAAGCAATAGCAAATATACTACAGCAAAGTGTCAGGCTGTCAGGATCATAGACTGCACGGTGTATGGTCAGGACACATTAAATCCTCAGACAAATTAGTGCAATTCAGCACAGCACtcaaacataaacaaaatgcCAGGCAACACTTGaggcataaaataaaatgcctgCAGATATTTCACCTGAGCATGAAAAACCAAATTAGCACGTCACGCCAAGTCTGCTTCGACAAGCCACACTCAAGCAGTGACATCCATCACACCCATCCACAAGTTAGAAACTTTACATCATCCTGTCATCTCCATGTTCCACTCCATGCTCTCTGGTTTTACTTCTAATCATCCACTGCCGATCACACTCCCACAGCAGACGCCCCGCTGCCCCCCGTCATGCTGAGTCTGTGGGGTACCTTTTGTCTAGAACCACCAGAGGCCGACTGACTTCCATGTGATTCTGCAGAGCAGCCAGCAGAGGGTTCACCTGCTCACATTTCTGCTCACCTGAGCTAGTGTGAGTTCTGctaacacacattcacacatgcagCAAATCAATATCAGATTAGCTTTGACCTTGACTGAATAATAGATACAAATGTGTTTCCTTCATGGCCATGAATCAAGCAAACTCAATACTCAATACATCATTATGCAGCAATATTCTGTATATTACAAAATTAATGTGATACTTTATTGATCATAAACCTGCATCTTCCAGTAAATCACTGCAGTATATCCATTTACATTCATTTGCATTGGTAATATAAGCATTAACTATGATGCTTATCATCAAAAGAATACTACAGTGTGTCAGCATGTCTGAAGCTGAAACAAAACCAGTCACAGGAGCAATAACATTGTCTGTATGTATGTTAGCCCTGCAATATATAGGAGCCCATTTCTTTTCCTGCCACCCAATGCATGCTGGGATTGGCTCAAGCCCTGCAATGACCCTTAAAGATGTAGAAAATAGACTGCAGATTAGAAAAACTGCAGATGTGTCAGGAAATATGTTGGTCTGACAGGATAGATTTCTGACATATTTCCCTCTAACACATATTCTTAAacaaaattacaggaaaaaaaatcaaaacttaTTATTTATTAAGACCATAAATCAGCTTTATTAGGACTATGTGGTTGCAGTTTCACAGCTCTGCCAACATGAGCAAATGACCTCACAAGCACCATtaaattttgtggttttttttcacaaattagTGCTGAATTTGTCTCACATCTGACCTGAATCCCTTCTATGACGAGGATGCTTCAGAAAATACTTTTTGGAGGCCTTCAGAACTACTTGTGTGTCACATTTCCAAGAAAAAGTAGATTGTGAGGCCAATTAAATATGCGTCAAATGCAAAGAAACTGCAATTTTACTTTTGTCAAGAAGTAGACAACTCGATACACATTTCCTCAGTGCTCTGactaaaagccaaaaaaaataatctttcttctttctgtgaCATTCAGTCATGTTTCAGCTTGACATTAAAAGACAAAGTGTGAGTGAGTCACGTCAGATGTGGTGACCTTTCTGTGGAATGCTTTTAAAATTGTCACACCTTAACAGGGCTCTATCTGCTCCTTAACTCACACGAGAAACAGTCCATATCACAACACTATAGCTGTCGATCCTACTGCTTTCCTGCCAATTGtaacaaatcaaacaaaaagctTTTCTAAATATAATGTGGGGCAACAGATTGACcggtatgtgtttttttccacgtttGCTGAAGAAAACAACTTAGTTCCACTCCTTGATTCTATTACAGCTGATAATCATCAGCTGATTCATCATAATACTTGAGAATATTTTGGGTTATCCCAAAAATAACCCCTGAAAATATTAAGTTAACAAGAATTTGTGACTCAAAaggaaaaacatcagatttccataaactggcaaattgtgaaaatgtcttttgtaaCCAACCGAAAAGGGCTGTGGTAACACAATATAGTACATAAATCTGTTACACAGTGTCAGTATGAGGACTCACCTCTTTTCAGTGGGCAAAAAATAAGCTCTAGTTATATAAATCATAAAATTTTAGGGTGAAGATGTGGTTTAAGATTAGGGTAAGTGTTCGGATTTAGCAAATAGTGATTCTGATGAGGGTTATGGTCTGTAGCCAGGAAAATAATGTAAGTCAGTGTAATGTCTTGTGATGTGGAAACACAGTTGTGcttgtatgtgtgagtgtggcCCTTCGACTTACCCCAGTGAGGACTCCCAGATGTTGAGctcactgctgaagtctaaaCTAGGCAGCAGGTCATGAGGAAACTCGAGCTCCTCCTTGTCCTCCTGGTCGGACGCTGCACCTCTGCTCTCCTCCACTCCGGTGATGACTGGGACGTCTGGGAACACTGGTTGAGACAGCAGACTGTGCTGGCTGGCGGAGGATTCAGTCAGCAGGGCTCTGTCGTCCCTCTGGGTCAAACTCTCAGCGTGAGCTTCAGTCTGTGGAACAGTGAATCATAATCGCAGTCAGCGACACGCTGGAGTCTCTGCTGCACAACACACGAGTGTGTACTTCAACAAGTGTGAGCATGTTGCAGGCAAACACAGGAACACCCACGGATTAAAGCTCCAAGCTAAACACCACGTGGACGCATAACTCCACCCATGTGTTAAATTATTAAGCAAACTGTTGTTTGTACAGTAATGCACTGATCATACTGGCTGAAGTACATCCTTCCATTCAGACTCCGTATCTTAGCCTGTTATTATGCTCACAGCATGGGCTTAATCTCTGCAGCTTTGTTTACACTCTGCTCTTGAGGATCACATCATTACTGATCAgaatgggaaaaaaacagcaaattaatTAAGTGTATAACCATTATAGTCTGGTGTTTTCCACCTGACACGCCTCATGAGGAAGTCAAccgcagttttttttttccccagggCTTCATAAAAGTGAGTAAGAATAACCATTAATGACAAACCAGTCCTGCTGGATGGTGACACCAGACATGCAGTTTAATCACAGTCTAGATTCAAGATATCTTAGATTGCATCACTTCTTTGCTTTATCCGGTAAATAATTAAGATGTCCTTTGATTTCAGCCAGTTGCTTTCTTACACAATGTGaaacaaataaattcaaaatgttAATCTGGAGTctcatttgttttcctttccatCTGTCTGACTGTCAGATGGACAAACTGAGTCCAGCCACAGCTTTTCACCGCAACACTTGGCCGTGGCATCATGTTGCAGCAACGTTGGCCTCACAGCAAATAACACTCAACTGTCAGCTCACCATGTGATGGAATTTCTCCCGCATGTGCAGCTCGGTTAGCAGACGTGGaaagttttcatttgtttcaccCACACAGACATAAACAGAGGTTTGCAGGTGTGGGCAAACAAAAGTGCACTTggacaaacacatgcaaaagTGTGCAGCCTTTTGACACTCAGTGTTGCTGGAATACGAATGCATGAGCTGTTTCTGAGGTAGAGATTGTGAGTTTAGTGCACTGGGCTCTGAGTTGCTTCAACGTGTGGGTT
It encodes the following:
- the LOC127537626 gene encoding microtubule-associated protein 1A-like, which encodes MPHNSAETEIKGQRETAVRSSDTEISPAEEGGAEKEVPQLEAFINTSPVGLLTGSDCQDHRAAGSARVGERGGGGGEEVGEKGGLAREHSSFSQPEGSASGVSSAETETCPPTDVAESQLKSQSWSEPIATITESICTEQERLFHPCQEHRGAAISPLPSHVEQSSSNTNGVVRSDLKQNLILEEALSSGLTYEESSITETNSGQVFLPLVSPQPLTTSQQIPDKQQASSNQQVQPSSTTEVTAAESAATFQVQVCTQSNSGSPAMSGEGVCLRGSSGGNNRVHFADNVDLISMSVSTLDCASLPPLTVHESLHHPVVEVSYTFPDFLCSKKPEIPTIPAPTKDEAAIQRSADYPKPQKHVRFKKGDVETKDTKENITVARSGNDNMETDSADLQSVTEASLKQLVCPTEKNQTADEAGKAVSESDHLRVEQVTVNVTEQEEVEEKKGAVCLSKEEEIKKLQAESIASIKTDQPLASDVTVSEEKEVKEHPVSSSFVLPADDVTCEPLSDVSTEPPVEQLHADLSCSSKCDDVTLTCAASLQTTASDPSYQTPTQLVETPLSGLANTDLIKASDRPNATTDSADLTKDESVTSEATASFPSSPVVGQRASNPTFVLQPPGPMLSHLEFITDCDIFLPEQTDGDGDSIDVSRGVDGNKSREMTQTSSAQDPEYSDVIVNTDELYSYRVDRNDATESAAELESFGTNDVNIQFSQEENLPRPTEPSGAVGAQAKGESDNIISLTHTEPESIEPVICAASIRDDLINVSCSLGPDLPTDETYDEIKQDNMKEKQKMGDQTSALFEEKKKHVEEATVDNQKEAADNSELQTGKTGTTPTQSNGPDKEAVEEIGAPQPPHKHKVQKTESPLGDIKKEEERRRGFASKSEPESCSLSPSRSLGSSEDMLHAEVESSSEPQAVYDQTLCQTLTATLECSSYTDTAPDLCAALGQSQSTPDPNCFAQQQEQQQQSLGSRRPTEELSGVCLQGGETTEHTGVKRAAEEGGDSVGDLRQSGSKDKLTGDNGSGNEGTVVQEKGEGLQALVVDGVHVPSHLASDLNESGRSAEKNASADTGTAIDCPHVGETREGIDGSKSPGSVVGGSDTDLMPDTEFMSDLEGKGQQKSNLSAACQDQYRKPEVSKSTAASVEPASQRHEISPVPISVSSKVSTDSYDIQTDIIPSSNQTEEIPTKLFSTLPDPAGQLETVEKDFSAATTVKSNSSETGECEIQDTVCRPLELQGSNKTSATQSSSVVQTPIKGPDVEEITKEDKAALDEEKVSSQEEKEQSEIKVIDNEAIEKQGVVNLTGSAKDSGSESMKVSGYFQSEVSHSSTEMVHSEGSVGFSKAAESDSDIKEKMTADITVAPSDPLVAPTQSEKPTEQVSDSKPEDDIIVHPTVAASHCEEKSLEIHPACASPVEQVSGSPPTGLTAQEPETSWIKALKEAASLSQREQVNTVDASRPLPSLESPQLEFLTPTEEVAAPLRQEEIPPPEQAAEKTTEIQCLLKKPTDLPEPLKKTTDPPEPTKQTAELYKPTQSIKAEFAEEPKNGELPEPAKKEEEPPDEFPEEKKPVTSLEEAAEIFTPTKIPEQIPEPVKNEVEFLEPAKDEEPEPATETIQPEQELISELTEEQVEKPVEIPPVETFTVPAEKTTVTETIQEPAEELQDSGPSLAEQAQRGHPVHPASPPPPTFDHHILPALPSHLQDTSEIPTLSSTPPERDTSEALPTPPASPSLPPPVSASPPAPPTHPCEDLHPAPAPCPVPIRS